The DNA sequence GTAAAGTCTGGTGGCCACATTATGGGCTATATTGGCACCCGCACTATCACCCACCAGGAAGATTCTGGAAAAGTCACATTGCATTGACCAccatgtattattattattagctcCACGTTGACTTAGAGCTTGTTGTTTCAGCCACATGATGGAGTTGAATCCATCTTCATATGCAGCTGGGAGAGGGTGTTCAGGGACCAATCGGTAATTTACCGACATGATTAAGCAACCGAGTTTGGAGGCTAGCTTTGCTAAAAAATCATGGTAACAACTCCAAGCGGCTGAGCCAACACAAAACCCACCTCCATGAAAGTATACTAGCAAAGGGAGCTTCATCTTGTTATTTTCTTGGCATTTGGGCACGTAGAAACGTGACCAGATGTTTGTGAACTTGTCGATGACCACGTCCTTCGATGTCACGCCTAGCTCCGGAGCTACTGCGCCTGTGACACATGGCACGATCTGAGGTCTCTCCACGTGTCCATCCTTGTACACTTTTATAAGCCCTTCAATTTCCTCGATCACAGTCTCATATTGTTGATCATGAGGGGAGTCGAGTACTTCGTTGGTTGTTGGCTTGAAAGTTGTGTCTAAGGTGATAGCAGCCATTGGTGATCTCCTTGCTCTCATATGAAGAATGT is a window from the Malus domestica chromosome 16, GDT2T_hap1 genome containing:
- the LOC103416462 gene encoding probable carboxylesterase 6; this translates as MRARRSPMAAITLDTTFKPTTNEVLDSPHDQQYETVIEEIEGLIKVYKDGHVERPQIVPCVTGAVAPELGVTSKDVVIDKFTNIWSRFYVPKCQENNKMKLPLLVYFHGGGFCVGSAAWSCYHDFLAKLASKLGCLIMSVNYRLVPEHPLPAAYEDGFNSIMWLKQQALSQRGANNNNTWWSMQCDFSRIFLVGDSAGANIAHNVATRLYTRGGSVFESPSTDQYRLHQSNSYRPCDEGIISSTKPLIVKGTILLQPFFGGEARTSSEKYNMVKQPRSVLSVAASDSYWRLALPRGANRDHPFCNSMKSSSDGGTLKAGWPTMVCISEMDILKDRNLEFCEALRKRGDGKMKVEYVVYKGVGHAFQVLDKSELSKTRSHEMINHIKAFVNCN